From Sphingomonas bisphenolicum, one genomic window encodes:
- a CDS encoding response regulator transcription factor: MVETVTGGRVLIADDHPLIREGLALAARAVMPGVTVDTAGTIGETLATLKRHAKYRLILLDFVLPDARGFSGFLQVQHEAGRTPIAMISAHENATLVESARALGAAGFLYKTRPFDDLARDIKKLAEGQTSFPAVDIDANPADLRDRIATLSGAQLRVLIALSDGRLNKQIAADLAVSEATVKAHLTAIFRKLDVGNRAQALLAVQPLLGDVAAARPT; this comes from the coding sequence ATGGTGGAGACCGTAACCGGAGGCCGCGTATTGATCGCGGACGACCACCCGTTGATCCGTGAGGGTCTGGCGCTCGCCGCGCGCGCGGTGATGCCTGGCGTCACGGTCGATACCGCCGGCACGATCGGCGAAACCCTGGCGACCTTGAAGCGCCACGCCAAATATCGCCTGATCCTGCTCGACTTCGTCCTGCCCGACGCGCGCGGCTTTTCCGGCTTCCTGCAGGTGCAGCATGAAGCCGGCCGGACGCCCATCGCGATGATCTCCGCGCATGAGAATGCGACGCTGGTCGAAAGCGCCCGCGCGTTGGGCGCCGCGGGCTTCCTGTACAAGACCCGGCCGTTCGATGACCTGGCGCGCGACATAAAGAAGCTGGCGGAGGGGCAGACCAGCTTCCCCGCGGTGGATATCGACGCCAATCCGGCAGACCTGCGCGATCGCATCGCGACCCTGTCCGGCGCACAGCTCCGGGTGTTGATCGCCCTTTCGGACGGGCGTCTCAACAAACAGATCGCCGCCGATCTCGCCGTATCGGAGGCGACGGTGAAAGCCCATCTGACGGCGATCTTCCGCAAGCTTGATGTCGGCAACCGCGCGCAGGCGCTGCTCGCGGTGCAGCCGCTGTTGGGAGACGTGGCGGCGGCCCGCCCAACATGA
- a CDS encoding ATP-binding protein encodes MNGAPPEPPSASPFVLAALVVPLVLAALLFWLGGEYGRWNGLRVNADQSFQRRVLLIDILSELRAAESSQRGYIITNDPEFRARYGEWHGEIQRSFEKADALYREAPSHQTSFDGLRRIARTKVAEMDTVLRIYANSGPEAARRRVAEGEGKRLMNRLQQQLDRVIREEQGIGETRVADYRSRTETLQRVMWILVALSSLSLAIALLGLWRQRVSQYIVELRGFEAARRNETILDSTIDPIIIVNPSGSIETINQAATKMLGYEATSLARRDFDLISDIAPGVGSFLDRIGLVDGELRTPYWTDRQVRHQSGRLLPVDIALGVMSLPDGNHIVVSLRDIVERKRVERLKDDLISTVSHELRTPLTSIVGALALLRLDVGNRLDPESAGLVTIAENNAQRLIRLINDMLDIDRIDSGKLRMTLAPIDLHHVVMRACDDNGGLVRSAGALLDRTMADETLMVQGDEERLLQVITNLLSNAVKISSEGHHIAVGLTRSADGRRATVFVDDDGPGIPEEFRGRIFGRFERAANDEGAPGTGLGLAIAREIVTQHGGELWFEDRPGGGTRFAFSLPVMLPVALPRERPHGETHVLICESNPAVARLLQSQLSEEGYACRVVTDARAARAAIVADGFSLLLLDMALDDADAFHFAREMRRLEGPEKLSILMVSATGGDASTPLSLDLIDWIDKPIDPGRLKAAITASFRHSGIKRPTVLHLDDDQDTLEITAAALKGIAYILKATTLAEARALLRVETPNLAILDVHLEEGLGLDLLPDLVDDQGVAIPTIIYSAHDVDIEIAGQIDAVLVKSRTSLPDLKATVRRVVATRHGRAEGGEEEGA; translated from the coding sequence ATGAACGGCGCGCCCCCCGAGCCGCCCAGCGCGTCACCCTTCGTGCTGGCGGCGCTGGTCGTTCCGCTGGTGCTGGCGGCGCTGCTTTTCTGGCTGGGCGGGGAATATGGCCGCTGGAACGGCCTGCGCGTGAATGCCGACCAATCATTCCAGCGGCGCGTCCTCCTGATCGACATATTGTCCGAACTGCGCGCCGCAGAATCCAGCCAGCGCGGTTATATTATCACCAACGACCCGGAATTCCGCGCCCGCTACGGCGAGTGGCATGGCGAAATCCAGCGCAGCTTCGAAAAGGCCGACGCGCTCTACCGCGAAGCGCCTTCGCACCAGACCAGCTTCGACGGCCTGCGCCGGATCGCCCGGACCAAGGTAGCCGAGATGGACACGGTGTTGCGAATATATGCGAACAGCGGGCCGGAAGCGGCGCGCCGACGTGTGGCGGAAGGCGAAGGCAAGCGACTGATGAACCGGCTACAGCAGCAACTGGATCGCGTCATCCGCGAAGAACAGGGGATCGGTGAAACGCGCGTCGCCGACTATCGCAGCCGCACCGAAACATTGCAGCGGGTCATGTGGATACTCGTCGCACTCAGCAGCCTGTCGCTGGCGATCGCGCTGCTCGGCCTGTGGCGCCAGCGGGTGTCGCAATATATTGTCGAACTGCGCGGGTTCGAGGCGGCGCGGCGCAACGAAACCATCCTCGACAGCACGATCGACCCCATCATCATCGTCAATCCCAGCGGCAGCATCGAAACCATCAACCAGGCGGCGACGAAAATGCTGGGCTATGAGGCGACCAGCCTCGCGCGCCGCGATTTCGACCTGATTTCCGACATTGCGCCTGGCGTCGGCAGCTTCCTCGACCGCATCGGTCTTGTCGATGGCGAACTACGCACACCCTATTGGACCGATCGGCAGGTTCGGCACCAAAGCGGCCGCCTGCTGCCTGTCGATATCGCCTTGGGCGTCATGTCGCTGCCCGACGGCAACCATATCGTCGTGTCACTGCGCGACATTGTCGAACGCAAGCGGGTCGAGCGGTTGAAGGACGACCTGATCTCCACCGTAAGCCATGAACTGCGCACGCCGCTGACATCGATCGTCGGCGCGCTGGCGCTCCTCCGGCTGGATGTCGGCAATCGGCTCGACCCGGAATCAGCAGGCCTCGTCACCATCGCCGAAAATAATGCGCAGCGTCTGATCCGCCTCATCAACGACATGCTCGACATCGATCGCATCGATTCGGGCAAACTGCGCATGACGTTGGCCCCGATCGACCTGCATCATGTCGTGATGCGCGCGTGCGACGACAATGGCGGCCTGGTCCGGTCCGCCGGCGCGTTGCTCGACCGCACCATGGCGGACGAAACCCTGATGGTTCAAGGCGACGAGGAACGGCTGTTGCAGGTCATCACCAACCTCCTGTCCAATGCCGTCAAGATATCCTCAGAAGGCCATCATATCGCCGTCGGACTCACGCGCAGCGCCGACGGGCGTCGCGCCACCGTCTTTGTCGATGATGACGGCCCCGGCATCCCCGAGGAATTTCGCGGGCGCATCTTCGGCCGGTTCGAGCGCGCCGCAAATGACGAAGGCGCGCCGGGTACGGGGCTGGGGCTGGCCATCGCGCGCGAGATCGTCACGCAGCATGGCGGAGAATTGTGGTTCGAGGACCGGCCCGGCGGCGGAACCCGCTTCGCCTTTTCGCTGCCGGTCATGCTGCCGGTCGCCCTGCCGCGCGAACGCCCCCATGGCGAAACCCATGTGCTCATCTGCGAGAGCAATCCCGCCGTCGCACGGTTGCTTCAGTCGCAATTGTCGGAGGAAGGCTATGCCTGCCGCGTCGTCACCGACGCCCGCGCAGCGCGCGCGGCGATCGTCGCCGATGGCTTCAGCCTTCTATTGCTCGACATGGCGCTCGACGATGCCGACGCCTTTCATTTTGCGCGCGAAATGCGCCGGCTGGAAGGACCGGAAAAACTGTCGATCCTCATGGTATCCGCTACGGGCGGCGATGCGTCGACACCCTTGTCGCTGGACCTGATCGACTGGATCGACAAGCCGATCGATCCCGGCCGGCTCAAGGCGGCGATCACGGCATCCTTCCGCCATTCGGGCATCAAACGGCCGACGGTTCTTCATCTCGACGACGACCAGGACACACTTGAAATCACCGCCGCAGCGCTCAAAGGCATCGCCTACATCCTCAAGGCCACGACCCTTGCAGAAGCGCGCGCCCTGCTTCGTGTGGAAACGCCTAATCTGGCGATCCTGGACGTCCATCTGGAAGAAGGCCTCGGCCTTGACCTGTTACCCGATCTGGTGGACGACCAAGGGGTCGCCATCCCGACCATCATCTATTCCGCGCATGATGTCGATATAGAGATCGCCGGCCAGATCGACGCGGTGCTGGTCAAATCGCGCACGTCGCTGCCCGATCTCAAGGCGACGGTGCGACGGGTCGTGGCGACCCGTCACGGCCGGGCAGAAGGCGGGGAGGAAGAAGGCGCATGA
- a CDS encoding response regulator: protein MSEADRLRILYVDDDKDIRHIVKLSLALDPLIELRLCADGAEALEVAATGAWRSDLVMLDVMMPRMDGPTLMVALRELAGFADIPFVFVTARAREADVQSYHAAGARGVILKPFNPLTLAGSVRTLVG, encoded by the coding sequence ATGAGCGAAGCCGACCGTTTGCGCATCCTTTATGTCGATGACGACAAGGACATCCGCCACATCGTCAAACTGTCGCTCGCCCTCGACCCCTTGATCGAATTGCGGCTGTGCGCCGATGGCGCCGAAGCGCTGGAGGTCGCCGCGACCGGTGCATGGCGATCCGACCTTGTCATGCTCGACGTGATGATGCCCCGCATGGATGGCCCCACGCTGATGGTTGCGCTGCGCGAGCTGGCAGGCTTTGCGGACATACCCTTCGTCTTCGTTACCGCCCGCGCCCGCGAAGCGGACGTGCAGAGCTATCATGCAGCGGGCGCCAGGGGCGTGATCCTGAAACCGTTCAATCCGCTGACCTTGGCCGGCAGCGTCCGCACGCTGGTCGGCTGA
- a CDS encoding M3 family metallopeptidase has protein sequence MTDPHANPLLQSWDGPLGAPPFDKVRDEDFLPAFETAMALHRDEISAIAGDDAPATFDTVVAALERSGEPLARVRRLFWTLSSAQGTPAIRAIEGQVSAMLSAHGTAISHNAILAAKVATVHAARHDAGLTPAQIRLVESSHAGFRRGGAALTPLQKDRFAAIDARLSALAVQFGHHVLAATADWVLDLGPDDLAGLPSGLCDAAAGRAAAKGQVGRYHVTLDRTDYESFLTFSARRDLREALWRAFTDRCDGGAHDNWLVIAETLALRQERAALLGYADHAHYALEDSMAHDPAAAADLLAQLWEPGKRRAAEEAAELQALIDADGGGFALAPWDWRFYAEKVRRDRYALDGGAVAEHLRLDAVRQAAFDSAARLYGLTFTRRADIAGYHPDVWAWEVGDATGAPVGLLFTDYLARPEKHGGAWMGSLRVQEAMDGDVRPVVYLVANFAAAPPPDTAATRLSIDEARTLFHEFGHALHGLLSRVTYPSQSGTAVARDFVEFPSKFMENWIVSRDVLSGFGVPDALIDAIRQAEAYGQGFATVELIGCALVDLAMHRSVGAAANPRAFVAAELERLGMPPEIGLRHRVPYFTHIFDGGYASAYYSYAWSEALDADAFEAFLATGDIFDPALAARFRAEILAAGDSRDPMESFRAFLGRAPDPSALMRARHLVDA, from the coding sequence TTGACTGATCCACATGCCAATCCCCTGCTGCAATCCTGGGACGGGCCGCTGGGCGCGCCGCCGTTCGACAAGGTGCGGGACGAGGATTTCCTGCCCGCGTTCGAGACCGCGATGGCTTTGCACCGGGACGAGATTTCCGCGATCGCAGGAGATGATGCGCCTGCGACATTCGACACGGTGGTCGCTGCGCTGGAGCGGTCGGGCGAGCCGCTGGCGCGGGTGCGCCGGCTTTTCTGGACCTTGTCCTCGGCGCAGGGGACGCCTGCTATCCGTGCGATCGAGGGGCAGGTTTCGGCGATGCTGAGCGCGCATGGAACGGCGATCAGCCATAATGCCATACTCGCCGCGAAAGTCGCCACGGTCCATGCCGCACGGCACGATGCTGGATTGACACCCGCACAGATAAGGCTGGTGGAAAGCAGTCATGCCGGCTTCCGGCGCGGTGGGGCGGCGCTGACCCCGTTGCAGAAGGACCGGTTTGCCGCGATCGACGCGCGATTGTCGGCGTTGGCGGTGCAGTTCGGTCATCATGTGCTGGCCGCGACCGCCGACTGGGTTCTGGACCTTGGCCCGGACGATCTTGCGGGTCTGCCGTCGGGTCTGTGCGATGCGGCCGCCGGGCGCGCCGCGGCCAAGGGGCAGGTGGGGCGCTATCATGTGACGCTCGACCGTACCGATTACGAGAGTTTCCTGACTTTTTCGGCGCGACGCGATCTCCGCGAGGCGCTGTGGCGGGCCTTTACCGATCGCTGCGATGGCGGGGCGCATGACAATTGGCTGGTGATCGCGGAGACGCTGGCGCTTCGGCAGGAGCGGGCGGCACTGCTGGGTTACGCTGACCATGCCCATTATGCGCTGGAAGACAGTATGGCGCATGATCCCGCCGCCGCCGCCGACCTGCTCGCCCAGTTGTGGGAGCCGGGCAAGCGTCGCGCCGCCGAAGAAGCGGCCGAATTACAGGCGCTGATCGATGCGGACGGCGGCGGCTTCGCGCTCGCGCCCTGGGACTGGCGCTTCTATGCCGAAAAGGTGCGCCGCGATCGCTATGCGCTGGACGGCGGGGCGGTGGCTGAACATCTGCGGCTGGACGCTGTGCGGCAGGCGGCGTTCGACAGCGCCGCGCGTCTCTATGGCCTGACCTTCACGCGCCGGGCCGATATCGCCGGCTATCATCCCGATGTCTGGGCGTGGGAAGTCGGCGACGCGACCGGTGCGCCGGTCGGCCTGCTCTTCACCGACTATCTGGCGCGGCCGGAAAAGCATGGCGGCGCCTGGATGGGCAGCCTGCGCGTGCAGGAGGCGATGGACGGCGACGTGCGTCCGGTCGTCTATCTGGTGGCCAATTTCGCCGCCGCGCCACCGCCTGACACCGCCGCCACGCGGCTGTCGATCGACGAGGCACGCACCCTGTTCCACGAGTTCGGCCATGCGCTGCACGGCCTGCTGTCGCGCGTCACCTATCCCAGCCAGTCCGGGACGGCGGTCGCGCGGGATTTCGTGGAATTTCCCAGCAAGTTCATGGAAAACTGGATCGTCAGCCGGGACGTGCTGTCGGGCTTCGGCGTACCCGACGCGCTGATCGATGCGATCCGCCAGGCCGAGGCCTATGGCCAGGGTTTCGCCACGGTGGAACTGATCGGCTGTGCGCTGGTCGACCTGGCCATGCACCGGTCGGTGGGTGCGGCCGCCAATCCGCGCGCTTTTGTCGCGGCGGAACTGGAGCGGCTGGGTATGCCGCCGGAAATCGGGCTTCGGCATCGCGTTCCCTATTTCACCCACATCTTCGACGGCGGCTATGCCAGCGCCTATTATAGCTATGCCTGGTCAGAGGCGCTGGATGCCGACGCGTTCGAAGCGTTTCTGGCGACAGGCGACATTTTCGATCCTGCGCTCGCCGCCCGCTTCCGGGCGGAGATATTGGCGGCGGGGGACAGTCGCGATCCGATGGAATCGTTCAGGGCTTTTCTAGGCCGCGCGCCCGACCCGAGCGCCTTGATGCGCGCGCGCCATTTGGTCGATGCCTGA
- a CDS encoding transglutaminase-like domain-containing protein, protein MLIRCGYDIRFETDNRTAMMAMLSLHPSRHHDLRTPQRLMAAPDIPLYHFEDGFGNVATRLTIPAGGVTLSCDFVIEDSGLPDAQAPDGPQMAVEDLPDAVMPFLLGSRYCETDRLMAVAWANFAHYGSARARVDAIVDFVHNHIEFGYHHARPDKTAWNAYQERQGVCRDFAHLAVTLCRCMNIPARYCTGYLGDIGIPPVDAPMDFSAWFDVYIDGEWYTHDARHNRPRIGRILMARGRDATDVALTTAFGPANLVRFEVHTDEVQSID, encoded by the coding sequence ATGCTGATCCGATGCGGATATGACATAAGATTCGAGACCGACAACAGGACCGCGATGATGGCGATGCTGAGCCTGCATCCATCGCGCCATCACGACCTGCGCACGCCGCAGAGGCTGATGGCGGCTCCCGACATCCCGCTCTATCATTTCGAGGACGGGTTCGGGAACGTCGCGACCCGCCTGACCATCCCCGCAGGTGGCGTTACCCTGTCCTGCGACTTCGTGATCGAGGATAGCGGATTGCCTGATGCGCAAGCGCCCGACGGGCCACAGATGGCGGTCGAGGATCTGCCCGATGCGGTCATGCCCTTCCTGCTGGGCAGCCGCTATTGTGAGACGGATAGGCTGATGGCGGTCGCCTGGGCGAATTTTGCGCATTATGGATCGGCGCGGGCGCGGGTGGATGCCATCGTGGATTTCGTCCACAACCATATCGAGTTCGGTTATCATCATGCGCGGCCGGACAAAACTGCCTGGAACGCCTATCAGGAACGGCAGGGCGTGTGCCGCGATTTCGCCCATCTCGCCGTCACCCTTTGCCGCTGCATGAACATCCCGGCGCGCTACTGCACGGGTTATCTAGGCGATATCGGCATTCCGCCGGTGGACGCGCCGATGGATTTCAGCGCCTGGTTCGACGTCTATATCGACGGCGAATGGTATACCCATGACGCCCGCCACAACAGACCGCGGATCGGCCGCATCTTGATGGCGCGCGGGCGCGACGCCACTGATGTCGCCTTGACCACCGCCTTTGGTCCGGCGAATCTGGTGCGGTTCGAAGTCCATACCGACGAGGTCCAATCCATTGACTGA
- a CDS encoding transglutaminase family protein, with amino-acid sequence MPLLTIHHVACYRYQQPVSLGEHRIMMRPREAFDQRLLSARLDIDPEPSELRWLHDVFGNSVAIASFKRRASHLVVTSEATLEHAPLAQRQVDVEPYARLFPFTYASEDMPDLLRSIERQYHDPERIVDNWARAFVSNHGDTATVDLLTRMATGIQCDFTYVPRHEKGTQSPIETLRKRQGTCRDFAVLMIEAVRALGFAARFVSGYVYNPSRAEDVVGGGNTHAWVRIFLPGSGWVEFDPTNGIIGNRGLIRVAVARDPYQALPLSGTWFGLPASFLGMDVTVDVRRADPRKFPVSDHGAINSRAIGASGKSP; translated from the coding sequence ATGCCGTTGCTGACGATCCATCATGTGGCCTGCTATCGCTATCAGCAGCCGGTGTCGCTGGGTGAACATCGCATCATGATGCGCCCGCGCGAGGCGTTTGACCAGCGGCTGCTATCCGCCCGGCTCGACATCGACCCCGAGCCGAGCGAACTGCGCTGGCTGCATGATGTGTTCGGCAATTCGGTGGCGATCGCTTCGTTCAAGCGGCGGGCGTCGCATCTGGTCGTGACGAGCGAAGCGACGCTGGAACATGCGCCACTGGCGCAAAGACAGGTGGATGTGGAACCTTACGCCCGGCTCTTCCCCTTCACTTACGCCTCGGAAGACATGCCCGATCTGCTGCGGTCGATCGAGCGGCAATATCATGATCCTGAACGGATCGTCGACAATTGGGCGCGCGCCTTCGTCAGCAATCATGGCGATACCGCCACGGTCGACCTGCTGACCCGGATGGCGACCGGCATTCAATGCGACTTTACCTATGTCCCGCGCCACGAGAAGGGCACCCAGTCGCCGATCGAGACGTTGCGCAAGCGACAGGGCACTTGCCGCGACTTCGCCGTGCTGATGATCGAGGCGGTGCGGGCGCTGGGTTTCGCCGCGCGCTTCGTGTCGGGCTATGTGTACAACCCGTCGCGCGCAGAAGATGTCGTGGGCGGCGGCAATACCCATGCCTGGGTGCGCATTTTCCTTCCCGGATCGGGCTGGGTCGAATTCGATCCGACGAACGGCATCATCGGCAATCGTGGGCTGATCCGCGTCGCTGTCGCGCGCGATCCTTATCAGGCGCTGCCATTGTCGGGCACATGGTTCGGCCTGCCGGCCAGCTTCCTGGGGATGGACGTCACCGTCGATGTACGGCGCGCCGATCCCCGCAAATTCCCCGTGTCAGACCATGGGGCCATCAATAGCCGAGCCATCGGCGCTTCAGGAAAGTCACCTTAA
- a CDS encoding N-formylglutamate amidohydrolase: MAGHTTEGLLGADDPVPVGLFNAAGSSPFLLIGDHAGSAVPDALGDLGLTAADRGRHIAIDIGVYGLGHALAALLDAPFLHQLYSRLVIDCNRDPAQPEAIPALSDGSQIAGNAGLDAAARAARIAAIHEPYQAAITATIAERQAAGRATILLSLHSFTPVMDGIARPWDVGVLLWLGRTDFARAMLDALRADAALTVGDNQPYQMDATDHTVPRHAFPHQLPYAEIEVRQDLIGDAVGQHLWAQRLAQAAQSGAARIGYGSNAAAGGL; this comes from the coding sequence ATGGCCGGGCACACGACGGAGGGGTTGCTGGGGGCGGACGATCCGGTGCCGGTCGGCCTGTTTAACGCAGCAGGCTCCTCGCCGTTCCTGCTGATCGGTGACCATGCAGGGTCGGCGGTGCCGGACGCGCTCGGCGATCTTGGTCTTACCGCTGCGGATCGCGGCAGGCACATCGCCATCGATATCGGCGTCTACGGCCTTGGCCATGCCCTTGCCGCACTGCTGGATGCACCTTTCCTGCATCAATTATATTCACGCCTCGTCATCGACTGCAATCGCGACCCGGCCCAGCCAGAGGCTATCCCGGCCTTGTCGGACGGTAGCCAGATTGCCGGCAATGCAGGGCTGGATGCCGCCGCCCGCGCCGCCCGCATTGCAGCGATCCACGAACCCTATCAGGCCGCGATCACCGCCACGATCGCCGAGCGTCAGGCGGCTGGACGCGCCACCATCCTGCTCTCGCTGCACAGTTTCACCCCGGTCATGGACGGCATCGCCCGCCCCTGGGACGTCGGCGTGCTGCTTTGGCTGGGCCGCACCGATTTCGCCCGGGCGATGCTGGATGCGCTGCGCGCCGACGCCGCGCTCACCGTCGGCGACAACCAGCCCTATCAGATGGACGCCACCGACCACACCGTCCCGCGCCATGCATTCCCCCACCAGCTTCCCTATGCCGAAATAGAGGTGCGCCAGGATCTGATCGGCGACGCTGTGGGCCAGCATCTCTGGGCGCAACGGCTGGCGCAGGCCGCGCAAAGCGGCGCCGCCCGGATAGGCTATGGATCGAATGCCGCTGCCGGGGGATTATAG
- a CDS encoding extracellular catalytic domain type 1 short-chain-length polyhydroxyalkanoate depolymerase — protein sequence MKNPFPTVLKAARMARKGRPLSAALLWQRALMPTLPKPPRVTKGKSAAKKVDRVVRPAPGSFIESDYSCAQGSLRYRLYTPVGSTRRRLPLIVMLHGCTQSAADFATGTAMNRLGDELGFLVLYPEQSPRANPNRCWNWHSPSHQKRGSGEAAVIAGMTRHILDRCRGHAGRVYIAGISAGGAAAAIIAAAYPQLYVAVGVHSGVPMGAIGSVGEALAAMRGQAVPPIGKTTPPLPMILFHGDSDRVVHPSNASGFVSQLQRSSTRALSVQSEAGVAPGGRAFTRSFYRYGRGPVMLEEWTVHGSGHAWSGGYAGGSHTDPKGPDASRAMATFFLARRRSL from the coding sequence GTGAAGAACCCTTTCCCGACCGTGCTCAAGGCAGCCCGCATGGCGCGCAAGGGTCGTCCGCTGTCCGCCGCCTTGTTGTGGCAACGCGCGCTGATGCCTACGCTGCCAAAGCCGCCGCGGGTGACCAAAGGCAAAAGCGCGGCCAAAAAGGTCGATCGCGTCGTGCGGCCCGCACCCGGCAGCTTCATCGAAAGCGATTATAGCTGCGCGCAGGGGTCGCTCCGCTATCGCCTCTACACGCCAGTCGGCTCCACGCGCCGCCGCCTGCCGCTGATCGTCATGCTGCACGGCTGCACCCAGTCGGCCGCCGATTTCGCGACCGGCACGGCGATGAACCGACTGGGCGACGAACTGGGCTTCCTCGTCCTCTATCCCGAACAATCGCCGCGCGCCAACCCCAATCGTTGCTGGAACTGGCACAGCCCGTCGCACCAGAAGCGCGGCAGCGGCGAGGCTGCCGTCATCGCCGGCATGACCCGCCATATCCTGGACCGGTGCAGAGGCCATGCCGGGCGCGTCTATATTGCGGGCATATCCGCCGGCGGAGCAGCGGCCGCGATCATTGCTGCCGCCTATCCCCAGCTCTATGTCGCGGTCGGCGTCCACTCGGGCGTGCCGATGGGCGCGATCGGCTCGGTCGGCGAAGCGTTGGCGGCGATGCGAGGGCAGGCCGTTCCACCCATCGGCAAGACCACGCCGCCGCTGCCCATGATCCTGTTCCACGGCGACAGCGACCGGGTGGTCCACCCATCCAACGCCAGCGGCTTCGTCAGCCAGTTGCAGCGGTCGAGCACGCGGGCGCTCAGCGTCCAGTCGGAAGCGGGCGTCGCACCGGGCGGACGGGCCTTCACCCGCAGCTTCTATCGCTACGGTCGCGGGCCGGTCATGCTGGAGGAATGGACGGTGCATGGCAGCGGCCATGCCTGGTCAGGCGGCTACGCAGGCGGCAGCCACACCGACCCCAAAGGCCCGGACGCATCGCGAGCGATGGCGACCTTCTTCCTCGCCCGCCGCCGCTCCCTTTGA
- a CDS encoding MgtC/SapB family protein, with the protein MTDSFAILPHLLALSIAYGLALPIGWNREQAERSAGIRTFPLVAVASCGFVQAVETMMAHDPAAIARVLEGVIAGIGFLGGGAILQQKNSVRGTATAASLWVTGAVGVAAGLGSYDVAVVLTAFTLLTFWVLAPLKPAENERDEDDAG; encoded by the coding sequence ATGACCGACAGTTTCGCGATATTGCCCCATTTGCTCGCGCTTTCGATCGCCTATGGACTGGCCCTGCCGATCGGCTGGAATCGGGAGCAGGCGGAACGCAGCGCGGGCATCAGGACGTTTCCGTTGGTCGCGGTCGCAAGCTGTGGCTTCGTACAGGCGGTCGAGACGATGATGGCGCATGATCCTGCCGCCATCGCCCGCGTATTGGAAGGCGTGATCGCGGGTATCGGCTTCTTGGGCGGGGGCGCCATTCTGCAGCAGAAGAACAGCGTTCGGGGAACGGCGACGGCGGCCAGCCTGTGGGTGACCGGGGCGGTCGGCGTGGCCGCGGGATTGGGCAGCTATGACGTCGCCGTCGTGCTGACCGCGTTCACCTTATTGACCTTCTGGGTGCTGGCGCCGCTCAAGCCGGCGGAGAATGAGCGCGACGAGGACGACGCAGGCTGA